In Osmia bicornis bicornis chromosome 10, iOsmBic2.1, whole genome shotgun sequence, one genomic interval encodes:
- the LOC114875563 gene encoding 85/88 kDa calcium-independent phospholipase A2, with protein MAWLGTIASNVFRNIMSSDVSPNLVLEVKPENYSNRHILCREDGIVLYAPGERHLEKYEIVLHRPCTETLHQAYSLFRSVDKSQAEGHFIIYKDKVPVLVQICREMCNVSKIQKLCDTLVQHPSWTLAHLAAHFALCNAFAHTAVNSQLNSGDIESGVSPLQVAVQSNNLRTVQMLIEAKSSLEHLDNNANTVYHFAATSTKEIILALGGDLPNSLNSRNCNGHTPLHVACLNNKPECVKALLLIGADVNIPASEGEPSSPSYVGDFLHSKPNVLHAEDMKFGGTPLHWSLSREVINALIESNCDIDALNFDGRTALHIMAMRKRLPCVVALLSHMASVNIVDKDGNTPLHLAVSEGTLAIVQSLIGFGADIDARNWKSESPRHRVNIDSSEGQRILYVLNAVGAQRCPPEMTNCNLGCKLSESFDGIAPRQTPKVHPRTILDQMLHVSGMDKMATQGNKRIKGGRLLCLDGGGIRGLVLVQMLLEIESVLGKPVVDCFDWIAGTSTGGILALGLALGKSLRECQALYFRIKEEAFVGMRPYNSEDLERVLKDSLGAETVMSDIEKPKIMITGVLADKKPVDLYLFRNYESPSTLLKIPIASSTSITLSPPNEQLVWHVARATGAAPTYFKSFGKFLDGGLIANNPTLDAMTEIHEYNLALKATGREQDAVPLSLVVSLGTGLPPTTQLKDIDTFIPESIWGTAKLAMGISILADLLVDQATATDGRVVDRARNWCSMIGVPYYRFNPQLCEDVAMDEKNDEILADMIWIAQAFMHANRDQIRELAAVINRDVYSEM; from the exons ATGGCGTGGTTGGGAACAATAGCTAGTAACGTTTTCCGAAATATCATGTCTTCGGACGTATCGCCAAATCTTGTCCTAGAGGTTAAACCTGAAAATTATAGTAATCGACATATTCTTTGTCGAGAGGATGGCATTGTACTTTACGCTCCAGGAGAACGACATCTGGAAAAGTATGAGATCGTTCTTCATAGACCTTGTACAGAAACGTTACATCAAGCGTATAG tttaTTTCGGTCCGTGGACAAATCACAGGCAGAAGGACACTTCATCATTTACAAAGATAAGGTTCCAGTATTGGTTCAGATTTGTCGCGAG ATGTGTAACGTGAGTAAGATACAAAAATTATGCGACACCCTGGTACAACATCCCAGTTGGACATTGGCACACTTGGCAGCTCACTTTGCTCTTTGCAATGCTTTCGCCCATACCGCCGTGAACAGCCAGTTAAACAGCGGTGATATCGAATCAGGGGTATCTCCGTTGCAAGTCGCGGTACAAAGTAATAATCTGCGCACGGTACAGATGCTGATAGAAGCGAAAAGTTCCCTGGAACATTTGGATAACAATGCGAATACCGTGTACCATTTCGCGGCAACGTCTACCAAAGAAATAATTCTAGCCCTCGGAGGAGATCTTCCAAATAGTCTGAACAGTCGAAACTGTAATGGTCACACGCCGTTACATGTTGCGTGCCTAAATAATAAACCTGAATGCGTTAAAGCTCTTTTATTGATCGGGGCGGACGTAAACATTCCTGCATCCGAGGGTGAACCTTCTAGTCCGAGTTACGTGGGTGACTTTCTACACAGTAAGCCGAACGTACTTCACGCCGAGGATATGAAATTTGGTGGCACGCCGTTGCATTGGTCGTTGAGCAGAGAGGTGATCAATGCTCTGATCGAAAGTAATTGCGACATAGATGCATTAAATTTCGATGGTCGAACCGCCTTGCATATTATGGCGATGAGAAAACGCTTACCGTGCGTGGTGGCCCTCCTGAGTCATATGGCTTCCGTGAATATCGTCGACAAGGATGGTAACACTCCGTTGCATTTAGCAGTGTCAGAAGGTACGTTGGCCATCGTTCAAAGTCTGATAGGTTTCGGAGCGGACATCGACGCGAGGAATTGGAAGTCGGAATCGCCACGGCATCGAGTGAATATCGACAGCAGCGAGGGACAAAGAATTCTGTACGTATTAAACGCGGTTGGTGCTCAGCGTTGCCCACCGGAGATGACCAATTGCAATTTGGGATGCAAGTTGAGCGAGAGCTTTGACGGTATCGCTCCGCGACAAACACCGAAGGTCCATCCACGAACCATCTTAGACCAAATGCTTCACGTATCTGGTATGGATAAAATGGCTACGCAAGGAAACAAACGAATCAAAGGCGGTCGACTTCTTTGTCTAGACGGAGGAGGGATTCGTGGTTTAGTTCTGGTACAAATGCTGTTGGAAATCGAATCGGTGCTCGGTAAACCCGTCGTAGATTGTTTCGACTGGATCGCGGGTACTTCGACGGGTGGAATTCTGGCTCTTGGTCTCGCGTTAGGCAAGTCTCTGCGCGAATGTCAAGCGCTTTACTTTCGTATCAAGGAGGAAGCTTTTGTCGGAATGCGACCGTACAACAGCGAAGATTTAGAGAGGGTGTTGAAGGATAGTCTCGGAGCCGAAACGGTGATGTCCGATATCGAAAAACCAAAGATAATGATCACGGGCGTGTTGGCCGATAAGAAGCCCGTCGATCTTTATTTATTCCGCAACTACGAATCTCCTAGTACGTTGCTAAAAATTCCAATAGCGAGCTCGACATCCATTACGCTTTCGCCGCCGAACGAACAATTAGTTTGGCACGTGGCACGCGCAACCGGCGCGGCTCCCACTTACTTTAAAtcatttggaaaatttctCGACGGTGGATTGATAGCGAACAATCCAACGTTGGACGCCATGACCGAAATCCACGAGTACAATCTCGCGTTAAAGGCAACTGGTCGGGAACAAGATGCGGTGCCCTTGTCTCTGGTGGTTTCTCTTGGCACCGGTCTTCCGCCAACTACTCAGCTGAAAGACATAGATACATTTATACCAGAAAGTATATGGGGTACTGCGAAGCTTGCCATGGGAATATCGATTCTGGCGGACCTGCTGGTGGATCAAGCGACCGCTACCGATGGAAGAGTCGTCGATCGTGCTAGAAACTGGTGTTCCATGATCGGCGTCCCATACTATAGATTCAATCCTCAACTTTGCGAAGATGTTGCCATGGATGAGAAAAACGACGAGATACTGGCCGACATGATATGGATCGCGCAAGCGTTTATGCACGCCAACAGAGATCAAATAAGAGAATTAGCTGCCGTGATAAATCGCGACGTTTACAGCGAAATGTGA
- the LOC114875564 gene encoding transcription factor sox-2-like isoform X2, with protein sequence MAKGYDWTLLPVTSRAGGRRSAHVKRPMNAFMVWAQAARRRLADQYPQLHNAELSKTLGKLWRILSDGEKQPFIEEAERLRNAHKKQHPHYKYQPRRRKPKPEEQMGIVMHRTTLSSSATSLDSANSSDCTYPRLYPPETGMKTYDRPSYHDTKTTYDLSRSSWPNDSAKYPMDHPTDKPYDGTRYEASVAKSYVESKCYETVKYHDVSTVPKYHEPIPKYSELQAKAYDLPKYPDSLKYAADVTNPTKPYACLHSQYYSAPCTEGYTVHEENDYQTQPVSSHSFYPYISASMAQPPYYMGPR encoded by the exons ATGGCGAAAG GTTACGACTGGACCTTGCTTCCGGTCACTTCTCGCGCCGGAGGACGAAGGAGCGCTCACGTGAAACGTCCGATGAACGCGTTCATGGTTTGGGCCCAAGCGGCGAGACGCAGGTTGGCTGATCAATACCCTCAGCTTCACAATGCCGAGTTATCCAAGACGCTTGGAAAATTGTGGAG AATTCTGAGCGACGGTGAGAAGCAACCGTTCATCGAGGAAGCTGAGAGACTGAGGAACGCGCACAAAAAACAGCATCCGCATTACAAG TATCAACCGCGGCGACGGAAACCGAAACCGGAAGAGCAAATGGGCATCGTGATGCATCGGACTACACTTTCGTCTTCGGCCACTTCGCTCGACTCTGCCAACTCGTCCGACTGCACGTACCCTCGTCTCTATCCACCGGAAACCGGCATGAAAACGTACGACAGACCGAGTTACCACGACACCAAAACCACCTACGATCTCTCCAGGTCTTCCTGGCCGAACGACTCGGCCAAGTACCCGATGGATCATCCGACGGACAAACCGTACGACGGTACGAGATACGAGGCGAGCGTGGCCAAAAGCTACGTCGAGTCGAAGTGTTACGAGACCGTGAAATACCACGACGTGTCCACCGTACCAAAGTATCACGAGCCGATTCCGAAATACTCGGAACTGCAGGCGAAAGCTTACGATTTGCCAAAGTACCCGGACAGCTTGAAATACGCGGCCGATGTTACGAACCCGACGAAACCATACGCCTGTCTACACAGCCAATATTACTCAGCCCCGTGTACAGAAGGGTACACCGTGCACGAGGAGAACGATTATCAAACGCAACCGGTATCGAGCCATTCATTTTATCCGTACATTTCCGCGTCCATGGCCCAACCGCCCTACTACATGGGACCTAGGTAG
- the LOC114875564 gene encoding transcription factor sox-2-like isoform X1 produces the protein METRHANGIPSATETEAGPSNGEQCSGSSNSLDDAVGKLLQGYDWTLLPVTSRAGGRRSAHVKRPMNAFMVWAQAARRRLADQYPQLHNAELSKTLGKLWRILSDGEKQPFIEEAERLRNAHKKQHPHYKYQPRRRKPKPEEQMGIVMHRTTLSSSATSLDSANSSDCTYPRLYPPETGMKTYDRPSYHDTKTTYDLSRSSWPNDSAKYPMDHPTDKPYDGTRYEASVAKSYVESKCYETVKYHDVSTVPKYHEPIPKYSELQAKAYDLPKYPDSLKYAADVTNPTKPYACLHSQYYSAPCTEGYTVHEENDYQTQPVSSHSFYPYISASMAQPPYYMGPR, from the exons ATGGAAACTCGTCACGCTAACGGTATACCGTCGGCGACGGAAACGGAGGCTGGACCATCGAACGGCGAGCAATGCAGCGGTTCCAGCAACTCGCTGGACGACGCAGTGGGCAAACTACTTCAAG GTTACGACTGGACCTTGCTTCCGGTCACTTCTCGCGCCGGAGGACGAAGGAGCGCTCACGTGAAACGTCCGATGAACGCGTTCATGGTTTGGGCCCAAGCGGCGAGACGCAGGTTGGCTGATCAATACCCTCAGCTTCACAATGCCGAGTTATCCAAGACGCTTGGAAAATTGTGGAG AATTCTGAGCGACGGTGAGAAGCAACCGTTCATCGAGGAAGCTGAGAGACTGAGGAACGCGCACAAAAAACAGCATCCGCATTACAAG TATCAACCGCGGCGACGGAAACCGAAACCGGAAGAGCAAATGGGCATCGTGATGCATCGGACTACACTTTCGTCTTCGGCCACTTCGCTCGACTCTGCCAACTCGTCCGACTGCACGTACCCTCGTCTCTATCCACCGGAAACCGGCATGAAAACGTACGACAGACCGAGTTACCACGACACCAAAACCACCTACGATCTCTCCAGGTCTTCCTGGCCGAACGACTCGGCCAAGTACCCGATGGATCATCCGACGGACAAACCGTACGACGGTACGAGATACGAGGCGAGCGTGGCCAAAAGCTACGTCGAGTCGAAGTGTTACGAGACCGTGAAATACCACGACGTGTCCACCGTACCAAAGTATCACGAGCCGATTCCGAAATACTCGGAACTGCAGGCGAAAGCTTACGATTTGCCAAAGTACCCGGACAGCTTGAAATACGCGGCCGATGTTACGAACCCGACGAAACCATACGCCTGTCTACACAGCCAATATTACTCAGCCCCGTGTACAGAAGGGTACACCGTGCACGAGGAGAACGATTATCAAACGCAACCGGTATCGAGCCATTCATTTTATCCGTACATTTCCGCGTCCATGGCCCAACCGCCCTACTACATGGGACCTAGGTAG
- the LOC114875568 gene encoding transcription factor SOX-9-like isoform X3 yields the protein MNDVMGEASGSISSSNGSDGNCGAGSSNGNTSNNNNNNNNGNNVKASTIGANGGERISAAVTKVLQGYDWTLVPVATKAAHVKRPMNAFMVWAQAARRILADQYPQLHNAELSKTLGKLWRLLSDNDKKPFIEEADRLRVIHKREHPDYKYQPRRRNQNRTAGRESSPSRNQSNASFNVSRSLKQEDASPRGAQGPNSPQSGISLSPPTTPNHGLSPPTPPTTPRGQHYANQAAHQPQQQNNNVYQQQQQDLAIASSSESPHQHHQQQQQQQSNVDFRYIDVGEGLPIEEGQLNGLGSLGGVGLNISLNPQECEVESSELDQYLRPQVPSMHVPPSASTASQWIFNRYDEEIERPNKRHCSEQTIAEASWEDRPPQEIVRYHELQPPLPPMQYISSSHNPHYSHATTQMSHPHVSPSYAQYQRYVPGIESWPHYM from the exons aTGAACGACGTCATGGGAGAGGCATCCGGTTCGATTTCGTCGAGCAACGGTAGCGACGGTAACTGCGGTGCCGGCTCCAGCAACGGTAACACCAGCaacaataataacaacaacaataacGGTAACAACGTGAAAGCATCGACGATCGGCGCTAACGGAGGCGAGAGGATCAGCGCAGCGGTCACCAAAGTTCTTCAGGGATACGACTGGACTCTGGTACCTGTTGCTACCAA AGCGGCGCACGTGAAAAGGCCGATGAACGCGTTTATGGTGTGGGCCCAGGCTGCCAGACGAATACTCGCCGACCAATATCCTCAACTTCACAACGCGGAGCTGTCCAAGACTTTAGGGAAACTTTGGCG ATTGCTGTCGGACAACGACAAGAAACCGTTCATCGAGGAGGCGGATCGTCTTCGCGTGATCCACAAGCGCGAGCATCCGGATTATAAGTATCAGCCCCGACGGCGGAATCAGAATCGAACGGCGGGCAGGGAGAGTTCGCCGTCGAGGAATCAAAGCAACGCGAGCTTCAACGTATCCAGGTCGTTGAAGCAGGAGGACGCGAGTCCGAGGGGCGCGCAAGGGCCTAATTCGCCTCAAAGCGGGATCAGCCTGTCCCCTCCGACCACTCCGAATCACGGACTTTCACCGCCGACTCCTCCCACCACTCCCCGTGGTCAACACTACGCGAATCAG GCCGCCCATCAGCCgcaacaacagaacaacaacGTCTaccaacaacagcaacaggaTCTCGCGATCGCATCATCCAGCGAGTCTCCGCATCAGCATCatcagcaacagcagcaacagcaatcAAACGTCGATTTTCGGTACATAGATGTCGGCGAGGGGCTACCGATCGAAGAGGGTCAATTGAACGGGCTCGGATCTCTAGGCGGGGTCGGTCTAAATATTTCGTTGAACCCTCAGGAATGCGAGGTCGAGAGCAGCGAGCTGGACCAGTACCTCCGACCTCAAGTGCCATCGATGCACGTGCCTCCTTCGGCGAGCACCGCGTCTCAGTGGATTTTCAACAG ATATGACGAGGAAATCGAGAGGCCGAACAAACGACATTGCTCGGAGCAGACGATCGCCGAGGCTTCTTGGGAAGACAGACCGCCACAGGAGATAGTCCGTTACCACGAACTGCAACCACCCCTTCCTCCCATGCAATACATATCCTCTTCTCACAATCCTCACTACTCACACGCGACCACGCAGATGAGCCATCCCCACGTGTCTCCATCGTACGCGCAGTACCAACGTTACGTACCTGGTATCGAGAGTTGGCCTCACTACATGTAG
- the LOC114875568 gene encoding transcription factor SOX-9-like isoform X1 encodes MNDVMGEASGSISSSNGSDGNCGAGSSNGNTSNNNNNNNNGNNVKASTIGANGGERISAAVTKVLQGYDWTLVPVATKGSGDKRAAHVKRPMNAFMVWAQAARRILADQYPQLHNAELSKTLGKLWRLLSDNDKKPFIEEADRLRVIHKREHPDYKYQPRRRNQNRTAGRESSPSRNQSNASFNVSRSLKQEDASPRGAQGPNSPQSGISLSPPTTPNHGLSPPTPPTTPRGQHYANQAAHQPQQQNNNVYQQQQQDLAIASSSESPHQHHQQQQQQQSNVDFRYIDVGEGLPIEEGQLNGLGSLGGVGLNISLNPQECEVESSELDQYLRPQVPSMHVPPSASTASQWIFNRYDEEIERPNKRHCSEQTIAEASWEDRPPQEIVRYHELQPPLPPMQYISSSHNPHYSHATTQMSHPHVSPSYAQYQRYVPGIESWPHYM; translated from the exons aTGAACGACGTCATGGGAGAGGCATCCGGTTCGATTTCGTCGAGCAACGGTAGCGACGGTAACTGCGGTGCCGGCTCCAGCAACGGTAACACCAGCaacaataataacaacaacaataacGGTAACAACGTGAAAGCATCGACGATCGGCGCTAACGGAGGCGAGAGGATCAGCGCAGCGGTCACCAAAGTTCTTCAGGGATACGACTGGACTCTGGTACCTGTTGCTACCAA GGGTTCCGGCGACAAAAGAGCGGCGCACGTGAAAAGGCCGATGAACGCGTTTATGGTGTGGGCCCAGGCTGCCAGACGAATACTCGCCGACCAATATCCTCAACTTCACAACGCGGAGCTGTCCAAGACTTTAGGGAAACTTTGGCG ATTGCTGTCGGACAACGACAAGAAACCGTTCATCGAGGAGGCGGATCGTCTTCGCGTGATCCACAAGCGCGAGCATCCGGATTATAAGTATCAGCCCCGACGGCGGAATCAGAATCGAACGGCGGGCAGGGAGAGTTCGCCGTCGAGGAATCAAAGCAACGCGAGCTTCAACGTATCCAGGTCGTTGAAGCAGGAGGACGCGAGTCCGAGGGGCGCGCAAGGGCCTAATTCGCCTCAAAGCGGGATCAGCCTGTCCCCTCCGACCACTCCGAATCACGGACTTTCACCGCCGACTCCTCCCACCACTCCCCGTGGTCAACACTACGCGAATCAG GCCGCCCATCAGCCgcaacaacagaacaacaacGTCTaccaacaacagcaacaggaTCTCGCGATCGCATCATCCAGCGAGTCTCCGCATCAGCATCatcagcaacagcagcaacagcaatcAAACGTCGATTTTCGGTACATAGATGTCGGCGAGGGGCTACCGATCGAAGAGGGTCAATTGAACGGGCTCGGATCTCTAGGCGGGGTCGGTCTAAATATTTCGTTGAACCCTCAGGAATGCGAGGTCGAGAGCAGCGAGCTGGACCAGTACCTCCGACCTCAAGTGCCATCGATGCACGTGCCTCCTTCGGCGAGCACCGCGTCTCAGTGGATTTTCAACAG ATATGACGAGGAAATCGAGAGGCCGAACAAACGACATTGCTCGGAGCAGACGATCGCCGAGGCTTCTTGGGAAGACAGACCGCCACAGGAGATAGTCCGTTACCACGAACTGCAACCACCCCTTCCTCCCATGCAATACATATCCTCTTCTCACAATCCTCACTACTCACACGCGACCACGCAGATGAGCCATCCCCACGTGTCTCCATCGTACGCGCAGTACCAACGTTACGTACCTGGTATCGAGAGTTGGCCTCACTACATGTAG
- the LOC114875568 gene encoding transcription factor SOX-9-like isoform X2 has translation MNDVMGEASGSISSSNGSDGNCGAGSSNGNTSNNNNNNNNGNNVKASTIGANGGERISAAVTKVLQGYDWTLVPVATKGSGDKRAAHVKRPMNAFMVWAQAARRILADQYPQLHNAELSKTLGKLWRLLSDNDKKPFIEEADRLRVIHKREHPDYKYQPRRRNQNRTAGRESSPSRNQSNASFNVSRSLKQEDASPRGAQGPNSPQSGISLSPPTTPNHGLSPPTPPTTPRGQHYANQPQQQNNNVYQQQQQDLAIASSSESPHQHHQQQQQQQSNVDFRYIDVGEGLPIEEGQLNGLGSLGGVGLNISLNPQECEVESSELDQYLRPQVPSMHVPPSASTASQWIFNRYDEEIERPNKRHCSEQTIAEASWEDRPPQEIVRYHELQPPLPPMQYISSSHNPHYSHATTQMSHPHVSPSYAQYQRYVPGIESWPHYM, from the exons aTGAACGACGTCATGGGAGAGGCATCCGGTTCGATTTCGTCGAGCAACGGTAGCGACGGTAACTGCGGTGCCGGCTCCAGCAACGGTAACACCAGCaacaataataacaacaacaataacGGTAACAACGTGAAAGCATCGACGATCGGCGCTAACGGAGGCGAGAGGATCAGCGCAGCGGTCACCAAAGTTCTTCAGGGATACGACTGGACTCTGGTACCTGTTGCTACCAA GGGTTCCGGCGACAAAAGAGCGGCGCACGTGAAAAGGCCGATGAACGCGTTTATGGTGTGGGCCCAGGCTGCCAGACGAATACTCGCCGACCAATATCCTCAACTTCACAACGCGGAGCTGTCCAAGACTTTAGGGAAACTTTGGCG ATTGCTGTCGGACAACGACAAGAAACCGTTCATCGAGGAGGCGGATCGTCTTCGCGTGATCCACAAGCGCGAGCATCCGGATTATAAGTATCAGCCCCGACGGCGGAATCAGAATCGAACGGCGGGCAGGGAGAGTTCGCCGTCGAGGAATCAAAGCAACGCGAGCTTCAACGTATCCAGGTCGTTGAAGCAGGAGGACGCGAGTCCGAGGGGCGCGCAAGGGCCTAATTCGCCTCAAAGCGGGATCAGCCTGTCCCCTCCGACCACTCCGAATCACGGACTTTCACCGCCGACTCCTCCCACCACTCCCCGTGGTCAACACTACGCGAATCAG CCgcaacaacagaacaacaacGTCTaccaacaacagcaacaggaTCTCGCGATCGCATCATCCAGCGAGTCTCCGCATCAGCATCatcagcaacagcagcaacagcaatcAAACGTCGATTTTCGGTACATAGATGTCGGCGAGGGGCTACCGATCGAAGAGGGTCAATTGAACGGGCTCGGATCTCTAGGCGGGGTCGGTCTAAATATTTCGTTGAACCCTCAGGAATGCGAGGTCGAGAGCAGCGAGCTGGACCAGTACCTCCGACCTCAAGTGCCATCGATGCACGTGCCTCCTTCGGCGAGCACCGCGTCTCAGTGGATTTTCAACAG ATATGACGAGGAAATCGAGAGGCCGAACAAACGACATTGCTCGGAGCAGACGATCGCCGAGGCTTCTTGGGAAGACAGACCGCCACAGGAGATAGTCCGTTACCACGAACTGCAACCACCCCTTCCTCCCATGCAATACATATCCTCTTCTCACAATCCTCACTACTCACACGCGACCACGCAGATGAGCCATCCCCACGTGTCTCCATCGTACGCGCAGTACCAACGTTACGTACCTGGTATCGAGAGTTGGCCTCACTACATGTAG
- the LOC114875603 gene encoding uncharacterized protein LOC114875603 isoform X2, protein MQDRAKDREADYLERSPKSWQRRARLFLDVCEQQRPLNSSRSNSLRSVRPRARDSRSSGSRGCQRTYSRRTSLFPLPFSSLRFAESNRPAGFIEENRSQLPAETEIIGDSRGRRRGRGMLERRIEKRDEARDFPFTVPV, encoded by the exons TTGAGCGATCTCCGAAATCCTGGCAGAGGCGTGCTCGTTTATTTTTGGATGTTTGCGAGCAACAGAGGCCCCTTAACTCGTCGCGATCCAATTCTCTTCGATCCGTTCGCCCCCGTGCTCGAGATTCGCGATCGAGCGGATCACGAGGATGCCAGCGCACGTATTCGCGTCGAACGTCTTTGTTCCCGTTGCCATTTTCCAGCCTCCGTTTCGCCGAAAGCAATCGTCCCGCAGGTTTCATCGAGGAGAATCGATCGCAGCTACCTGCTGAAACAG AGATCATCGGGGACAGCCGTggcagaagaagaggacgaGGAATGCTGGAAAGGAGGATCGAGAAACGCGACGAGGCTCGCGATTTCCCGTTCACCGTCCCGGTATAA